The segment tgaccaaaatgacggagtattttaagaaCACTTCAATAGCGCACCTTAGATTGagcggccatgtaaagttgctactatttACATCTTTATGatgaaagccatatttgaggtcattGAATGATAGGAGAGCaggtgagcatttggatgtcctgcccaatgTACTATATTACAACATAAACCAGACGTTAATGACCTGTCCATCACAGATTGCATGACTTCGCCATTTCCTGTGGAGGTTTTTTCTGTGACTAAGAAACTTTTGTCTCGTCTCGTCGACTAAGGGTTTGTCAGCTATTAGGGGCAGCCCTACTATAAATTGTCATCGTATGGAAAAGCTACATGAATTATCTTTTTGTGTTTCTCTGAAAAAAGAAAGCCATACATTTTTGGAATGATataaggatgagtaaataatgtcaATTTTAGGTAAACCTTCGCCTTAAGCTGAATACCTGAGTGTGTATTTTCCCTTTTAGGGTGAGATAGGTAAGGGGGTAGTTGGGACAGAATTTATCATTGGTTAAATCTGGGTGTTAGTCCCCCTGCACAACCTGATTCATAAAGTAAtgcaaaacataaatataaattctTTGGGACATTCATTCTAACAGTGGTGCATTAacagtaaaataatatatatcatttttttaagaCTCCCTCATAAATAGATTACAATCTGGATAATGAACATTCAGTTTTAAAACTGAGAATCATTTGTTACATATCTGTGTAATATTTTAAAAGTGCCATTAAACAAGAACACAATTGAAAGGCAGCATACAAATGTATAATATAACAATGCGTATGTAGAGTTCGAAGACCTGTTTGCAACAGATTTCAATTAGAGTACAATACTTTTACAAGTAAGGCAAAGATCAcatacaaaatacatttacagAAAACTACAAGCTGATGTAGGAATTTGTGTAGTGTATAACTGTTTACCTTTGTACATGTACAAAATTTCCATTTTTTGCCACATGGTAGTATGCTACAATCTCACTTAGTATGTTCACATGCACGAGCAAAAGTGCATGTAAATGTACTTGGTGATCTAGTGCCCAGTCGTAGCCATGGATGCATTGCATTGATTAAATCTCCTAAACAAATTTAGAAAAAGGCACGCAGATGCTTCACATATAGTGGTGCTGGTCCCATATAGGTACTGATACCATGGAATGCTGCTGATCCTTGTTTTGATTTGCCAAGTCCTAAAATAAGGCAAAATTCATTGTGACTTTTCAAATTGTGTACACTTCCATACTATAAAGTCTAATTAGGAGGAGGAAATTTCATAGACATGAAAACGAGTTGATAGATTTCAGGACCACAAACTGAAAAGAGCTCAGGGAGGCAtatacaataatactgtttttttttctccagctgACACATATCGCAAGTTTACAAGTAGCTGATCTCCAGTGAGGTGTTCTTTTCCACCGGTTCCTCTGGCAGTGTTTTCACATTCCCATTTTTAGCCCCATTCAGCAGAGTTGCAGAAGGTCCAAAGCCTGGTCCCTTACTAACAACATCCCCGCCTGTGCCTCTCCTTTCTGGGGAACAAGACTCAGAAACCCCAGAGGGTCTCTCTGAGAAAAGCGCTCGGGTACTTTCAGGTTGTCCGCTTCCGTTTCCATTCTGAGTAATCCTGCAGATTTCAGTCATCTCCGTAACTTCCTCCCTGTACTCTTCTTCTTCCTCATCCTCTTCATCCTTCACAGCTCTTCTAAGGCTTTCCCTGGGCATCAGCACTCTTCGTCGTTCCTCTTGATGCTGCTGCTCAGTGGGCTCGTGGTTCTCGACCCTTCGAGATGAGCGGCACAGAGCCTTTCGAAATCCCCGCTTGAAGTTGTCTGAAAGGAAGCCGTACACAATAGGGTTAGCGCAGCTGTTGGCGTACGACAGTACCACTACAAAAAGATGCAGACCTTGGGGCTCGTCCCGGAGGGATTCCACCAGGTTTATGATGTTGAGAGCGTAAAACGGCATCCAGCAGAAAACAAACACGGCCACTACTATCACGACCATTCGTGTGACTTTACGCTCCGACTTGCGGCGTTTGGTTGAAGTGGCATGAACCTTCTTTCCCGAGCTGCGAATTTTGATCACAATTAGGAGATAGCACATACAGATGACTAGCAAGGGAAAGAAAAAGCCAACTGTGGAGGTATAGATGATAAATGCCGCTCCCCAGATGTTGGCTGGCTCTGGCCATATGATGTTGCAGATGCCTCCTTCCCGTTGCACGTTTGCGAAAATCACCACAGGCAAGACTACTAAAAAGGAGACGGCCCAGATTGTTCCATTCACCGCCTTGGCCACTTGTGGTCGCCTCCATTTTGACGACCGAATGGGATGAACCACAGCCAGGTAGCGATCGATGCTCATCACGGTGAGGCAGAAGATGCTGGTGAACTGGTTAATGCCGTCGACGGTCATGACCAACCTGCACGTGAACGAGCCGAAGGGCCAGGAGTGCATGGCGTTCTGCACGGCGAGGAACGGAAGGCCCAGCATGAAGAGCTCATCGGCTATAGCTAGATTCAGGATGTAAATGTTGGTCACTGACTCTGTCTTGGAGTAGTGGAGGACGATGTGGATGACGAGTGAGTTTCCTCCCAGGCCGACGATGCAGACGATGATGTAAATAAGAGGGATGAGGATTCCTGCCATGCTTGTTCCTGCTCGGTTGCCTGCATCTGTCCCATTAGTGCAGTTTGAAGCATTGAGGGAGCAAGTGTCATTGAGAACGCTCTCGTTAAGGAGGAAACCAGGAATGGAGCTGTTGCCCCATAAGGCCAGCACAGCAGAGGCGTCTACTGAGGTCAGCTCCATCTCAGTCTCTTGCCGTCACTGCCTTCAGCTGGGGGCCATTGTCCTGCACAGAGAACAACCACAAACTATCATTTCTCTCTCAATGCACTCTCACATTCAATAAATGCATAATCTACAGACAAAGGCACTATTGTTAGGAAGTTTGTTTCACACTGTTTTAGCACATCTGAATCTAGCTTACCAAGTGAAAACATACAATAGACTAGACCAGTGGTTTTTAACCTTTCTGACTCCAACAGCCAAGACAATATTCAACAGCCCACATTTATTTAATGCCAGACATGACAAAGACGCCTTTTGAAATGTCCTTAAAACATGAAATCcattttttaacaaaatgtagcataaataataattactagATGTTTTTTGACATtgttaaaaaatgataaaaaaaattaattcaaggGGACATTGGatacaaaattcacttttacatggtgtttgcgcATAAATTTGTCTTAGCAGTATGTGGACacagccaccctacaatgataaaaatccaatcACTCCTTTTATAAATCACCAAAAAAACCGAAACAGTCTCAATAGCAACAGCGTCTCGTAAGTAAtacaggtgttttgtatttggatatAAAACTGAACTTAAGATTCttcattttctcctgacatcagagccactgaggacgcagtggattagtttagTTTTTAATGGTAACTTTAATacacttaaatacacaaaaaatggaaaaaaaaaaagcgttGGTCTaggcagtagctcattatcatttaaagagtcatgcactgAAACGACTCGCTCagacagagctgtttttgacaagataaaacaagtgttgttttacacgaccattgacaaattttaaccaaagtatgttgcagacatttcattaaaaacaataaagtgAAACAATACAGTAGATGCAAGTAGATACAGGATTGGTGTAACAAGACTTAAAAAAAGCAGGACAAGACAGGATTAAATTCATTGTAAGCAGGTAACGTGTGTACCACTCCACAGGAGGGGGCAGGTGTTGAATGAAACTTGGAGTAGTGGGAAAATTGGTCCACACAGACCTGCTACAGTGGGAAAAAATGAGTGAGAGCTCAGTGCATGGTGCATTCTCATCAGAATGAAAAATATTTTGGGTTTACATTTTGAAGAttgtggttatttatttatttttttactttaaattaaaGCAGAAATTTGTATTATAAAGTATTTGtagttatttttacaatttatatattatattatattatattatattatattatattatattatattatattatattatattatattatattatattatattatattatattatattatattatattatattattttaagaccatacattttccattttcattccAAAGGTGCCCTGGTTGAAAACCGCTGGACTAAATGCTGGTCAAATGACATGAAAAGGGGCTGCAGAGAACAGTTCATCGTAAAAAACACTCACATAGCTCACAGGGATTTGGACTGTGTTATTTTTGTCCCTTAGGCAATCAGGCATGCCAATTATCCTGCGTATGTGAGATGCTCAGTAGAGAAAAGTCTGCCTGCCTCAGCAGTACCTTGCTGAACCATTAGAACGGCAGCATTTTAAAACATTAGCACTGCATATATTTCGAAGTATGGAAAAACAAATATGGGCAATGCCAAATAAATTGTAAAGCAAACCATAATAGGACAGAAGCAAGAAGGCTTGCTatactaaaaataaaagaaaataaaagaataaagggTGAGAGCTGTGACAACTTGTGTCAGACGGGAAACAATTGCAGAGATAGCAACAGCAATGAGACTGACTCCATAGGGAGGTTTGTGTTTGTCTTGGTGTATATCCACTCTTCAGACAGTTCAAATACTGCACTTTCCCACACATGGCTAATAATTGACATTTTATTAGCAACCGTGCACACTGGGACTCAGAACTGACTGAGCAGATGATTAAAAGCCCGTTCATGGTGCGTGCACGTGCATGCAGGTTTGTTCTGAGGATATATACTGTCCTTGGTTATCTTAGAGAGATAGCTCACTCAAACATAAAAATTCTATCATATGCTCAAGAAAGaacatcatacaggtttggaacaagataAGGTTcgtaaatgacagatttttttacgTTTTGCTGAATTAACTAAGTTAACAAGATGCATTacgagccagggggtgaaaacttttgaacaggataatttcgtccaaatttttcttattttgtttaaatatcatttttttccatTAAGCACTGCCCTTCgtaagcaacagaagatacttgcatgattaatggaagacaaattaagtacaatttaccttgatcttcaaattcaaaaagttttcacccccttaatgcatcatgtttccttctggagcatcagtgaatgtttcaacctttttttaaatagtt is part of the Garra rufa chromosome 1, GarRuf1.0, whole genome shotgun sequence genome and harbors:
- the sstr3 gene encoding somatostatin receptor type 5 — its product is MELTSVDASAVLALWGNSSIPGFLLNESVLNDTCSLNASNCTNGTDAGNRAGTSMAGILIPLIYIIVCIVGLGGNSLVIHIVLHYSKTESVTNIYILNLAIADELFMLGLPFLAVQNAMHSWPFGSFTCRLVMTVDGINQFTSIFCLTVMSIDRYLAVVHPIRSSKWRRPQVAKAVNGTIWAVSFLVVLPVVIFANVQREGGICNIIWPEPANIWGAAFIIYTSTVGFFFPLLVICMCYLLIVIKIRSSGKKVHATSTKRRKSERKVTRMVVIVVAVFVFCWMPFYALNIINLVESLRDEPQGLHLFVVVLSYANSCANPIVYGFLSDNFKRGFRKALCRSSRRVENHEPTEQQHQEERRRVLMPRESLRRAVKDEEDEEEEEYREEVTEMTEICRITQNGNGSGQPESTRALFSERPSGVSESCSPERRGTGGDVVSKGPGFGPSATLLNGAKNGNVKTLPEEPVEKNTSLEISYL